The Coffea arabica cultivar ET-39 chromosome 9e, Coffea Arabica ET-39 HiFi, whole genome shotgun sequence genome has a window encoding:
- the LOC140014685 gene encoding uncharacterized protein: MKIFKWSPAFHVDKEPSVVPVWFQLHKLPLHYFHKEAIFQIVSVLGVPLFVDAATLATSRPSLARVCVEIDLFQARPSRGWVGNGKYEGFWQSFIPENTPKYCSHCYRQGHDIEGCYVLKPELRPPRAEKPYQRVKDRSQTSEP, from the coding sequence ATGAAGATCTTCAAATGGTCCCCGGCCTTTCATGTAGACAAAGAACCCTCCGTTGTCCCGGTTTGGTTCCAGCTACACAAGTTGCCGTTGCACTACTTCCACAAAGAAGCGATCTTCCAGATTGTGTCGGTTTTAGGTGTTCCTTTATTCGTTGATGCTGCAACATTGGCTACCTCCAGGCCAAGTCTTGCGAGAGTTTGTGTTGAAATAGACTTGTTCCAAGCCAGGCCATCACGGGGGTGGGTTGGCAATGGAAAGTATGAGGGTTTCTGGCAGAGCTTTATCCCTGAAAACACTCCCAAATATTGTTCTCACTGTTATCGGCAGGGGCATGACATTGAGGGTTGTTATGTCCTGAAACCAGAGCTTCGCCCTCCTAGGGCGGAGAAGCCCTACCAACGGGTAAAAGATAGGAGTCAGACATCGGAGCCATAG
- the LOC113710464 gene encoding xanthosine methyltransferase 2: protein MELQEVLRMNGGEGDTSYAKNSAYNHLVLNKVKPVLEQCIRELLRASLPNINKCIKVADLGCASGPNTLLTVRDIVQSIDKVGQEKKNELERPTIQIFLNDLFQNDFNSVFKLLPSFYRKLEKENGRKIGSCLIGAMPGSFYSRLFPEESMHFLHSCYCLHWLSQVPSGLVTELGISTNKGSIYSSKASRLPVQKAYLDQFTKDFTTFLRIHSEELFSHGRMLLTCICKGVEFDALNAIDLLEMAINDLVVEGHLEEEKLDSFNLPVYIPSAEEVKCIVEEEGSFEILYLETFKVLYDAGFSIDDNYPVRSHVQVYSDEHIKAEYVASSVRAVYEPILASHFGEAIIPDIFHRFAKHAAKVLPLGKAYYNNLIISLAKKPEKPDM, encoded by the exons ATGGAGCTCCAAGAAGTCCTGCGGATGAATGGAGGCGAAGGCGATACAAGCTACGCCAAGAATTCAGCCTACAAT CATCTGGTTCTTAACAAGGTGAAACCTGTCCTTGAACAATGCATACGAGAATTGTTGCGGGCCAGCTTGCCCAACATCAACAAGTGCATTAAAGTTGCGGATTTGGGATGCGCTTCTGGACCAAACACACTTTTAACAGTTCGGGACATTGTCCAAAGTATTGACAAAGTTGGCcaggaaaagaagaatgaattAGAACGTCCCACCATTCAGATTTTTCTGAATGATCTTTTCCAAAATGATTTCAATTCGGTTTTCAAGTTGCTGCCAAGCTTCTACCGCAAACTTGAGAAAGAAAATGGGCGCAAAATAGGATCGTGCCTAATAGGGGCAATGCCTGGCTCTTTCTACAGCAGACTCTTCCCCGAGGAGTCCATGCATTTTTTACACTCTTGTTACTGTCTTCATTGGTTATCTCAG GTTCCTAGCGGTTTGGTGACTGAATTGGGGATCAGTACGAACAAAGGGAGCATTTACTCTTCCAAAGCAAGTCGTCTGCCCGTCCAGAAGGCATATTTGGATCAATTTACGAAAGATTTTACCACATTTCTAAGGATTCATTCGGAAGAGTTGTTTTCACATGGCCGAATGCTCCTTACTTGCATTTGTAAAGGAGTTGAATTCGACGCCCTGAATGCCATAGACTTACTTGAGATGGCAATAAACGACTTGGTTGTTGAG GGACATCTggaggaagaaaaattggatAGTTTCAATCTTCCAGTCTATATACCTTCAGCAGAAGAAGTAAAGTGCATAGTTGAGGAGGAAGgttcttttgaaattttatacCTGGAGACTTTTAAGGTCCTTTATGATGCTGGCTTCTCTATTGATGATAATTACCCAGTAAGATCCCATGTCCAAGTATACAGCGATGAACATATTAAAGCAGAGTATGTTGCATCTTCCGTTAGAGCAGTTTACGAACCCATCCTCGCAAGTCATTTTGGAGAAGCTATTATACCTGACATATTCCACAGGTTTGCGAAGCATGCAGCAAAGGTTCTCCCCTTGGGCAAAGCCTACTATAATAATCTTATCATTTCTCTCGCCAAAAAGCCAGAGAAGCCAGACATGTAA